In Halorientalis sp. LT38, a genomic segment contains:
- a CDS encoding ATP-dependent helicase: MTDTTPEVVRLFGGPGSGKTTALLDRVEQLQDEGADVRDILVVSYTRAAAAEIRERLAERLDMTPRALRGNVSTMHAKAYELLNLSRGDVVGESDKEEFCEEYGIEYEDENKGARRRSARSTTIGNKVIATSQWLQRTRRDVSDWYDVPFKWNVEKVRLPPEEDPNSQTGNKYTPTWPSDDDRIDVPEAIRAWRGYKGEHGLVGFADMLERVKQRSLLPSVDYLVIDEFQDITTLQYDVYEEWKPHMKRVLIAGDDDQVVYAWQGADPDLLLDEVVTEDNVLPNSYRLPSQILNVVNREISHIEKRQEKDLEPRKEGGRVEAVSSPSMLDLVRNVNATVEAEGDETVMLLFRARYQMFQFMDEFIGEGIPFQCLTDQRMWTDRLTQYVRAVEALAEDDPVTALQARRLADMLADSAFGTGERDELFDAIDERQEDADTDDLAEIMVEPDFVREYAPFMPDPRSAADMLRKVTNFQERSVDAYFAGDYQGMATDAVRLGTIHSAKGREADHVFVATDLTEKVVEQMAATVEQEGRDVKGVEEFTKHTDPVPTLTDNERRVFYVGMSRARERLVLMENLVDGAPTLPIDVLLENEPSEKSVEQLLDEAKNAVAVQ, from the coding sequence ATGACCGACACGACGCCCGAAGTGGTCCGCCTGTTCGGCGGTCCGGGCAGCGGCAAGACGACGGCCCTGCTGGACCGGGTCGAACAGTTACAGGACGAGGGGGCGGACGTCAGGGACATTCTGGTCGTCTCCTACACGCGCGCTGCGGCGGCGGAGATCCGCGAGCGGCTGGCCGAACGCCTCGACATGACCCCGCGAGCGCTCCGCGGGAACGTCAGCACGATGCACGCGAAAGCGTACGAACTGCTGAACCTCTCCCGTGGGGACGTGGTCGGCGAGTCCGACAAGGAGGAGTTCTGCGAGGAGTACGGCATCGAGTACGAGGACGAGAACAAGGGTGCCCGTCGCCGGAGCGCCCGCTCGACGACCATCGGCAACAAGGTCATCGCGACCAGCCAGTGGCTCCAGCGGACCCGCCGGGACGTCTCGGACTGGTACGACGTCCCCTTCAAGTGGAACGTCGAGAAGGTGCGCCTGCCGCCCGAGGAGGACCCCAACAGCCAGACCGGCAACAAGTACACGCCGACCTGGCCCTCCGACGACGACCGGATCGACGTGCCCGAGGCCATCCGCGCCTGGCGCGGCTACAAGGGCGAACACGGCCTCGTCGGCTTCGCCGACATGCTCGAACGCGTCAAGCAGCGCTCGCTGTTGCCCAGCGTCGACTACCTGGTGATCGACGAGTTTCAGGACATCACGACGCTGCAGTACGACGTCTACGAGGAGTGGAAACCCCACATGAAGCGGGTCCTGATCGCGGGCGACGACGACCAGGTCGTCTACGCCTGGCAGGGCGCCGACCCCGACCTGCTGCTCGACGAGGTCGTGACCGAGGACAACGTCCTCCCCAACTCCTACCGCCTGCCCTCCCAGATCCTCAACGTCGTCAACCGGGAGATCAGCCACATCGAGAAGCGCCAGGAGAAAGACCTCGAACCCCGGAAGGAAGGGGGTCGCGTCGAGGCCGTCTCCAGCCCGTCGATGCTGGACCTGGTCCGTAACGTCAACGCCACCGTCGAGGCCGAAGGGGACGAGACCGTCATGCTGCTGTTCCGGGCGCGCTACCAGATGTTCCAGTTCATGGACGAGTTCATCGGCGAAGGGATCCCCTTCCAGTGTCTCACCGACCAGCGGATGTGGACCGACCGGCTGACCCAGTACGTCCGCGCCGTCGAGGCGCTGGCCGAGGACGACCCCGTCACCGCGCTGCAGGCCCGGCGACTGGCCGACATGCTCGCCGATTCCGCGTTCGGCACCGGCGAGCGCGACGAGCTGTTCGACGCCATCGACGAGCGCCAGGAGGACGCCGACACCGACGACCTCGCCGAGATCATGGTCGAGCCGGACTTCGTCCGCGAGTACGCGCCGTTCATGCCCGACCCCCGGTCGGCCGCCGACATGCTCCGGAAGGTGACCAACTTCCAGGAGCGCTCCGTGGACGCCTACTTCGCCGGCGACTACCAGGGGATGGCCACCGACGCCGTCCGCCTCGGCACCATCCACTCCGCGAAGGGTCGCGAGGCCGACCACGTCTTCGTCGCCACCGACCTCACCGAGAAGGTCGTCGAGCAGATGGCCGCGACCGTCGAACAGGAGGGTCGCGACGTGAAGGGCGTCGAGGAGTTCACCAAACACACCGATCCGGTGCCGACGCTGACCGACAACGAGCGCCGTGTCTTCTACGTCGGGATGTCCCGTGCGCGCGAGCGCCTCGTGCTCATGGAGAACCTCGTCGACGGCGCGCCGACGCTGCCCATCGACGTGCTGCTGGAGAACGAACCCTCCGAGAAGAGCGTCGAGCAACTGCTGGACGAGGCGAAAAACGCCGTCGCCGTCCAGTAA
- a CDS encoding DUF7533 family protein, producing the protein MGLGILDTIGLMGTVILAVPVALFGLDMFLGGNRAVGGAFLAIAALMIVAEEYVTKPTDVAADAAKDVAGAVVETEDDEE; encoded by the coding sequence ATGGGCCTGGGCATCCTCGACACGATCGGGCTGATGGGAACGGTGATCCTGGCCGTCCCGGTCGCCCTGTTCGGTCTGGACATGTTCCTCGGCGGCAACAGAGCGGTCGGCGGCGCCTTCCTCGCTATCGCCGCGCTGATGATCGTCGCCGAGGAGTACGTCACGAAACCGACGGACGTCGCGGCCGACGCTGCGAAGGACGTGGCGGGCGCGGTGGTCGAAACCGAAGACGACGAGGAGTGA
- the ribE gene encoding riboflavin synthase, translating into MFTGIVERTGEITEVTDDEGGRRLRVAADLDDLHHGQSIAISGACLTVEEFGADWFTLFLSQETLERTYLGELTVGDRVNVERALPADGRFDGHVVQGHVDGTAEVTAIERVGDGPASGASGTSSYEDGEDEYDGDWEFRFSIPGDLERYLVEKGSITADGISLTLADRTEEDFGVAIIPATYDLTTLSEKSVGDPVHLEVDVIAKYVERLLTADADLTASQTPYAERFE; encoded by the coding sequence ATGTTCACCGGCATCGTCGAGCGGACGGGCGAGATCACCGAGGTCACCGACGACGAGGGCGGGCGCCGCCTGCGCGTCGCGGCCGACCTCGACGACCTGCATCACGGCCAGAGCATCGCCATCAGCGGCGCGTGCCTGACCGTCGAGGAGTTCGGCGCGGACTGGTTCACGCTCTTTCTCTCACAGGAGACGCTGGAGAGAACCTATCTCGGCGAACTGACGGTGGGCGACCGCGTGAACGTCGAGCGCGCACTGCCCGCCGACGGCCGGTTCGACGGGCACGTCGTCCAGGGCCACGTCGACGGCACGGCCGAGGTGACGGCGATCGAGAGGGTGGGAGACGGTCCCGCGAGCGGAGCGAGTGGGACCTCGTCGTACGAGGACGGTGAGGACGAGTACGACGGTGACTGGGAGTTTCGGTTCTCGATCCCGGGCGATCTGGAACGCTATCTGGTGGAGAAGGGATCGATCACCGCGGACGGAATCAGTCTGACGCTGGCCGACCGCACCGAGGAGGACTTCGGCGTCGCGATCATCCCGGCGACGTACGACCTCACGACGCTGTCGGAGAAGTCGGTGGGCGATCCGGTCCACCTGGAGGTCGACGTGATCGCGAAGTACGTCGAACGGCTCCTGACGGCCGACGCCGACCTGACGGCGAGCCAGACGCCCTACGCCGAGCGATTCGAGTGA
- a CDS encoding PrsW family intramembrane metalloprotease, translating to MDERRDPVEAMDDGSMDLYEISDWEVRSGLDRFAQRLYNAGVVGFRLTVVAVAVLILLAQFALGGFGLLQDPQVGVFVALSVVPAFILALYLWRADVTASEPLETLVVTFLLGLLFANFAGIINDALGGYVTGIGSGFGMVPVLGLFAFYFLVVGPGEEAVKLLAVRMHAYRSERFDAVIDGAVYGAVAGLGFATIENALYITQSLDSVAQATNLIQAGSDIATIRALAGPGHVIYSAFAGYYLGLAKFNPDDAGPIVVKGLIIAAVIHATYNVSAAILVPTVAQIVAVDQFLVFLGFVIAYDGLFIYILLRKLSKYNSAYRQASESNRAAAVSFDRSDLE from the coding sequence ATGGACGAGCGACGGGATCCGGTGGAGGCGATGGACGACGGGTCGATGGACCTCTACGAGATCTCCGACTGGGAGGTCAGGTCGGGGCTGGACCGGTTCGCTCAACGGCTCTACAACGCAGGCGTCGTCGGGTTTCGGCTGACGGTCGTCGCCGTGGCGGTCCTCATCTTGCTCGCGCAGTTCGCGCTCGGTGGGTTCGGACTCCTCCAGGACCCGCAGGTCGGCGTGTTCGTCGCCCTCTCGGTCGTGCCGGCGTTCATCCTCGCGCTGTACCTCTGGCGGGCCGACGTGACCGCCTCGGAACCGCTCGAGACACTGGTGGTCACCTTCCTGCTCGGGCTGTTGTTCGCCAACTTCGCCGGGATCATCAACGACGCCCTCGGGGGGTACGTCACCGGCATCGGCTCCGGGTTCGGGATGGTCCCCGTCCTCGGACTCTTTGCCTTCTACTTCCTGGTCGTCGGCCCGGGCGAGGAGGCCGTGAAACTGCTCGCGGTCCGGATGCACGCCTACCGCTCCGAGCGGTTCGACGCGGTCATCGACGGCGCGGTCTACGGCGCCGTCGCCGGCCTCGGCTTCGCCACCATCGAGAACGCGCTCTACATCACCCAGTCGCTGGATTCGGTCGCCCAGGCCACGAACCTGATCCAGGCCGGCTCCGACATCGCGACCATCCGGGCGCTGGCCGGCCCCGGCCACGTCATCTACTCGGCCTTCGCCGGCTACTACCTCGGGCTGGCGAAGTTCAACCCCGACGACGCCGGCCCCATCGTCGTCAAGGGCCTGATCATCGCCGCCGTCATCCACGCGACCTACAACGTCAGCGCGGCGATCCTCGTCCCCACGGTGGCCCAGATCGTCGCCGTCGACCAGTTCCTCGTCTTCCTCGGCTTCGTGATCGCCTACGACGGCCTGTTCATCTACATCCTGCTCCGGAAGCTCTCGAAGTACAACAGCGCCTACCGGCAGGCGAGCGAGTCGAATCGGGCCGCCGCCGTGAGCTTCGACCGATCCGACCTGGAGTGA
- the pdxT gene encoding pyridoxal 5'-phosphate synthase glutaminase subunit PdxT — MTVTAGVVAVQGDVSEHAAAIERAARSHGEDAEIREIRESGIVPECDLLCMPGGESTTISRLLHREGIAPEIGEHVAAGKPVLATCAGLIVASTDAHDDRVETLNLVDVTVERNAFGRQKDSFEAPLSVTGLDEPFHAVFIRAPLIEAVGDAEVLAEWDGRPVAVRDGPVVGTSFHPELTDDARIHDLAFFD; from the coding sequence ATGACCGTCACCGCAGGCGTCGTCGCCGTCCAGGGCGACGTCAGCGAGCACGCCGCCGCCATCGAACGCGCCGCCCGCTCCCACGGCGAGGACGCCGAGATCCGGGAGATTCGCGAGTCGGGGATCGTTCCCGAGTGCGATCTGCTCTGCATGCCGGGCGGGGAATCGACGACCATCTCGCGGTTGCTCCACCGGGAGGGGATCGCCCCGGAGATCGGCGAGCACGTTGCGGCCGGCAAGCCGGTGCTCGCGACCTGTGCCGGGCTGATCGTCGCGTCGACCGACGCCCACGACGACCGCGTCGAGACGCTGAACCTCGTGGACGTGACCGTCGAGCGCAACGCCTTCGGGCGCCAGAAGGACAGTTTCGAGGCGCCGCTTTCCGTCACTGGGCTCGACGAGCCGTTCCACGCGGTGTTCATCCGCGCGCCGCTGATCGAGGCCGTCGGGGACGCCGAGGTGCTGGCCGAGTGGGACGGCCGGCCGGTCGCGGTGCGGGACGGGCCGGTCGTGGGCACCTCCTTCCATCCCGAACTGACCGACGACGCGCGGATCCACGACCTGGCCTTCTTCGACTGA
- the hisE gene encoding phosphoribosyl-ATP diphosphatase, with protein sequence MDDTDAVLDELFAVIEDRKETLPEDSYTASLFTHEKGENAVLEKLGEESTEVLLAAKDDDREELAHEAADLVYHLLVLLSMKDMDVADLRAELRDRR encoded by the coding sequence ATGGACGACACCGACGCCGTGCTCGACGAACTGTTCGCGGTGATCGAAGACCGCAAGGAGACGCTGCCCGAGGACTCCTACACCGCGTCGCTGTTCACCCACGAGAAAGGCGAGAACGCGGTGCTCGAAAAGCTCGGCGAGGAGTCGACGGAGGTGCTGCTCGCCGCCAAGGACGACGACCGCGAGGAACTGGCCCACGAGGCTGCCGACCTGGTCTACCACCTGCTCGTCCTGCTCTCGATGAAAGATATGGACGTGGCGGACCTGCGGGCGGAGTTGCGGGATCGGCGGTAG
- a CDS encoding DUF5518 domain-containing protein — protein sequence MTDWRAVGIGFLVSVVAGVFAFAIPVIGHIGAGLLGGFVAGYLAGGGVGSGLWHGLLAGAVGGLAVAVLFGLGAGLVGSVAAGPLGGFVGASVFVVGAVVALVLAIDSAIGGAVGGLIGPRG from the coding sequence ATGACAGACTGGCGCGCCGTCGGTATCGGCTTCCTCGTCAGCGTCGTCGCCGGCGTGTTCGCGTTCGCCATCCCGGTGATCGGGCACATCGGCGCGGGCCTGCTGGGCGGATTCGTGGCCGGCTACCTCGCGGGCGGCGGCGTCGGGAGCGGCCTCTGGCACGGCCTGCTGGCCGGTGCGGTCGGCGGCCTCGCCGTAGCCGTGCTGTTCGGCCTCGGCGCGGGCCTGGTCGGGAGCGTCGCCGCCGGCCCGCTCGGCGGGTTCGTCGGTGCCAGCGTGTTCGTCGTCGGCGCCGTCGTCGCGCTCGTCCTGGCCATCGACAGCGCCATCGGCGGGGCCGTCGGCGGCCTGATTGGCCCGCGCGGATGA
- a CDS encoding NOG1 family protein encodes MILEDLPTTPTSEELIDQAFSRAARAGRAKSGFEAQQSMLQTASNVVSDNLENVVTSWPDIDELDPFYRELIDALVGVDDLRQHLSEIGWAGRKTTEIRDEYQKRFRNVDADGAKKLRKQAFARIADVVEEVEDDLLAVNEARNILRKLPDIRPDEPTIVVAGYPNVGKSSFVNRVTNARNEIASYPFTTTEIRVGHIERDHIRYQLVDTPGLLDRPPEDRNEIESQAVSALEHLADAVLVMVDASGDCGYPIEVQLELRDALAARFADVPVLTVCNKSDRSTDVEADHYMSVTEGENVDAVLDAAVEAVGYEPDLPYDDR; translated from the coding sequence ATGATTCTCGAGGACCTCCCGACGACGCCCACGTCGGAGGAGCTCATCGACCAGGCGTTCTCACGGGCGGCGCGCGCGGGCCGGGCCAAATCGGGGTTCGAGGCCCAGCAGTCGATGCTCCAGACCGCCTCGAACGTCGTCTCGGACAACCTCGAGAACGTCGTCACCTCGTGGCCGGACATCGACGAACTCGACCCATTTTATCGCGAGCTGATCGACGCCCTCGTCGGCGTCGACGATCTGCGCCAGCACCTCTCGGAGATCGGCTGGGCCGGCCGGAAGACGACCGAGATCCGCGACGAGTACCAGAAGCGCTTCCGCAACGTCGACGCCGACGGGGCCAAGAAGCTCCGCAAGCAGGCCTTCGCCCGCATCGCAGACGTGGTCGAGGAAGTCGAGGACGACCTGTTGGCGGTCAACGAGGCGCGTAACATCCTCCGGAAACTCCCGGACATCCGCCCGGACGAACCGACCATCGTCGTCGCCGGCTACCCCAACGTCGGGAAGTCCTCGTTCGTCAATCGGGTGACCAACGCCCGCAACGAGATCGCCTCCTACCCGTTCACGACGACGGAGATCCGAGTCGGCCACATCGAGCGCGACCACATCCGCTACCAGCTGGTGGACACGCCCGGGCTGCTCGACCGGCCACCGGAGGATCGCAACGAGATCGAGTCCCAGGCCGTCAGCGCGCTCGAACACCTGGCCGACGCCGTCCTCGTGATGGTCGACGCGAGCGGGGACTGTGGCTACCCCATCGAGGTCCAGCTCGAACTGCGCGACGCGCTCGCCGCGCGCTTCGCGGACGTGCCGGTACTCACCGTCTGCAACAAGAGCGACCGCTCGACGGACGTGGAAGCCGACCACTACATGAGCGTCACCGAGGGCGAGAACGTCGACGCGGTCCTCGACGCGGCGGTCGAGGCGGTCGGCTACGAGCCGGATCTCCCCTACGACGACCGGTAG
- a CDS encoding TIGR00341 family protein, giving the protein MRLLQVTIPTGKRETVLDALDEEGVDYVVTDETSGREFTAILYAPLPNPAVEPVLERLRDAGLDDEAYTVVVEASTVVSRRFEELEERYAEENDEGRIAREELQSRAEELAPSLRTYAVMTVISAVIATAGLLLDSPAVVVGSMVIAPLIGPAMAASVGTVLDDQELFVRGVKLQILGMGLAVASAAAFAVVVRYAHLVPPGIEITEVPEIQERLAPGFLTLAVALGAGVAGALSLASGVSAAIVGVMIAVALIPPAATVGIGIAWGMPMVSVGSGVLALVNGLSINAAAIGVFWFNGYRPQRWFRLDDARSAVLKRIAVLVVAIAVLSVFLGGVTYNSFQNAATEEDIRESVEGAIPDGEPITVLDVQVEFTDSVLLGQPDRVIVTVGVPRGNGGVDGLTERIDDAIDRVAGQDIDTQVRYVTIERAG; this is encoded by the coding sequence GTGCGACTGCTGCAGGTGACCATCCCGACGGGCAAACGCGAGACCGTCCTCGACGCCCTGGACGAGGAGGGCGTCGACTACGTCGTCACCGACGAGACCAGCGGTCGGGAGTTCACCGCCATCCTCTACGCGCCCCTGCCCAACCCGGCGGTCGAGCCGGTCCTCGAGCGGCTCCGGGACGCCGGCCTCGACGACGAGGCCTACACCGTCGTCGTCGAGGCCAGCACCGTCGTCTCGCGGCGCTTCGAGGAGCTCGAAGAACGGTACGCCGAGGAGAACGACGAGGGCCGCATCGCCCGCGAGGAGCTCCAGAGCCGAGCCGAGGAGCTCGCGCCGTCGTTGCGGACCTACGCGGTGATGACTGTCATCAGCGCCGTCATCGCCACCGCCGGCCTGCTACTCGACTCCCCGGCGGTCGTCGTCGGGTCGATGGTCATCGCGCCGCTGATCGGGCCCGCCATGGCCGCCAGCGTCGGCACCGTGCTCGACGATCAGGAGCTGTTCGTCCGCGGCGTCAAACTCCAGATCCTCGGGATGGGGCTCGCCGTCGCCAGCGCGGCCGCCTTCGCCGTCGTGGTCAGGTACGCCCACCTCGTCCCGCCGGGCATCGAGATCACCGAGGTCCCGGAGATACAGGAGCGACTCGCGCCCGGCTTTCTGACGCTCGCGGTCGCGCTCGGGGCCGGCGTGGCCGGCGCCCTGAGCCTCGCCTCGGGCGTCTCCGCGGCCATCGTCGGCGTGATGATCGCCGTCGCGCTGATCCCGCCCGCGGCCACCGTCGGCATCGGCATCGCCTGGGGCATGCCGATGGTCAGCGTCGGCTCGGGCGTGCTCGCCCTCGTCAACGGGCTCTCGATCAACGCCGCCGCCATCGGCGTCTTCTGGTTCAACGGCTACCGACCCCAGCGGTGGTTCCGACTCGACGACGCCCGTAGCGCGGTTCTGAAACGCATCGCCGTCCTCGTCGTCGCCATCGCCGTCCTGTCGGTCTTCCTGGGCGGCGTCACCTACAACTCCTTCCAGAACGCCGCGACCGAGGAGGACATCCGCGAGAGCGTCGAGGGAGCGATTCCCGACGGCGAGCCGATCACCGTCCTCGACGTCCAGGTGGAGTTCACCGACAGCGTGTTGCTCGGCCAGCCCGACCGGGTGATCGTCACCGTCGGCGTGCCCCGGGGCAACGGCGGCGTGGACGGGCTCACCGAGCGCATCGACGACGCCATCGATCGGGTCGCCGGCCAGGACATCGACACGCAGGTCCGCTACGTCACCATCGAGCGTGCCGGCTGA
- the engB gene encoding GTP-binding protein EngB: MFDSRPDRSAEVVLVGRSNVGKSTLMRELTGHTFDTGQRPGVTRRPNHYDWNAQDFVITDLPGFGFMDGVPDEVREQIKDDIVAYLETYAEEILAAVLVVDGKAVIDIIDRHSGPDEIPHDVEMFHFLRDLGIPVVVAVNKMDKVDDRDERLNDLCDRLGLLPPWQQWQETIAPITAKRGSIDPLTEAVRHHLHEQQRDDLFTFF, from the coding sequence ATGTTCGACTCGCGGCCCGACCGCAGCGCGGAGGTCGTCCTCGTGGGGCGCTCCAACGTCGGGAAATCGACCCTGATGCGGGAGCTGACCGGCCACACGTTCGATACCGGCCAGCGCCCGGGCGTGACGCGACGGCCCAACCACTACGACTGGAACGCCCAGGACTTCGTCATCACCGACCTGCCGGGCTTCGGGTTCATGGACGGCGTCCCCGACGAGGTCCGCGAACAGATCAAAGACGACATCGTCGCCTACCTCGAGACCTACGCCGAGGAGATCCTCGCCGCCGTGCTCGTCGTCGACGGCAAGGCCGTCATCGACATCATCGATCGCCACTCCGGCCCCGACGAGATTCCCCACGACGTCGAGATGTTCCACTTCCTCCGGGACCTGGGGATTCCGGTCGTCGTCGCGGTCAACAAGATGGACAAGGTCGACGACCGCGACGAGCGGCTGAACGACCTCTGCGACCGACTGGGCCTGCTCCCCCCGTGGCAGCAGTGGCAGGAGACGATCGCCCCGATCACCGCCAAACGGGGGAGCATCGACCCCCTGACCGAGGCCGTCCGCCACCACCTCCACGAACAGCAGCGCGACGACCTCTTTACCTTCTTCTGA
- the rimI gene encoding ribosomal protein S18-alanine N-acetyltransferase: protein MTTPAGDSERSTPTVREAVRADLLAVYRIEKASFPQPWPFAAFQRYLDEPAFLVAEIGPGVAGYVVADTVPNHGQPLGHVKDLAVHPDQRGQGVGSTLLRRALGIMRAEGVAEVKLEVREGNEVARRLYESHGFELRRTIPRYYDDGENALLLVADLTDS, encoded by the coding sequence GTGACGACGCCAGCGGGAGACTCGGAACGCTCGACACCCACCGTCCGCGAGGCGGTCCGCGCCGACCTGCTCGCGGTCTACCGGATCGAGAAGGCCTCGTTCCCACAGCCGTGGCCCTTCGCGGCCTTCCAGCGGTACCTCGACGAGCCGGCCTTCCTCGTCGCCGAGATCGGCCCGGGCGTGGCCGGCTACGTGGTCGCGGACACGGTCCCCAACCACGGGCAGCCGCTGGGCCACGTCAAGGACCTGGCCGTCCACCCCGACCAGCGCGGGCAGGGCGTCGGGTCGACGCTGCTCCGCCGGGCGCTCGGGATCATGCGCGCCGAGGGCGTCGCCGAGGTCAAACTCGAAGTGCGCGAGGGCAACGAGGTGGCGCGCCGCCTCTACGAGTCCCACGGCTTCGAACTCCGGCGGACCATCCCCCGGTACTACGACGACGGCGAGAACGCCCTCCTGCTGGTCGCCGACCTCACCGACTCTTAA
- a CDS encoding DUF5810 domain-containing protein, which yields MGYACPVCGDPQADAEHLANHLAFTALLGDDDHEAWLDEHAPDWDQADADALAATVTDHAEETEFPQVFEDTTGHDHQHAHDHERSGALFDDESPAVECARERAGQVGGQDAVDDEVLEEARELTRQMREGGEGDEDADEGDADASDSESE from the coding sequence ATGGGATACGCCTGTCCGGTATGCGGTGACCCGCAGGCCGACGCCGAACACCTCGCGAACCACCTCGCCTTCACCGCCCTGCTGGGCGACGACGACCACGAGGCCTGGCTCGACGAACACGCCCCCGACTGGGACCAGGCTGACGCCGACGCCCTGGCCGCGACGGTCACCGACCACGCCGAGGAGACGGAGTTCCCGCAGGTCTTCGAGGATACGACGGGTCACGACCACCAGCACGCCCACGACCACGAGCGCTCGGGCGCGCTGTTCGACGACGAGTCGCCCGCGGTCGAATGCGCTCGCGAACGGGCCGGACAGGTCGGCGGTCAGGACGCCGTCGACGACGAGGTCCTCGAGGAGGCCCGGGAACTGACCCGGCAGATGCGCGAAGGCGGCGAGGGTGACGAGGACGCCGACGAGGGTGACGCCGACGCGTCCGACTCCGAAAGCGAGTAA
- a CDS encoding DUF5809 family protein — protein MHTEGVFSPATADEARERYAAVGPAAQTSVREVAKAMDFDGEEYDERVTGAVVETAREAIFASLLSVTVGTDAEFEAWCDDHPDYEREVIGNENVDRVVWHAVPFAETVVAATFQEREDAAVGTLRRQAFGSVYRDVVRGA, from the coding sequence ATGCACACCGAGGGAGTGTTCTCGCCGGCGACCGCCGACGAGGCCCGCGAGCGCTACGCGGCCGTCGGCCCCGCGGCCCAGACGAGCGTCCGCGAAGTCGCGAAGGCGATGGACTTCGACGGCGAGGAGTACGACGAGCGGGTCACCGGTGCGGTCGTCGAGACCGCCCGCGAGGCCATCTTCGCCTCGCTTTTGTCGGTGACCGTCGGCACCGACGCGGAGTTCGAAGCGTGGTGTGACGATCATCCGGACTACGAGCGCGAGGTCATCGGCAACGAGAACGTCGACCGCGTCGTCTGGCACGCCGTGCCCTTCGCCGAGACGGTCGTCGCCGCCACCTTCCAGGAACGCGAGGACGCGGCCGTCGGCACCCTCCGCCGGCAGGCCTTCGGCAGCGTCTACCGCGACGTCGTGCGCGGCGCCTGA
- a CDS encoding NUDIX hydrolase, whose amino-acid sequence MTDFSSTRRFDPNREPARPPTEFDWPVRESEAEYETGWYTGGYDRVGQPDGSEKRYYWADLPAAAVVVAVVDGSVLDDGDGGGDRLVLVDQYRPTIREQCLELPAGIVEDGESFTDAGRRELREETGFEAAGVSLLEEFWCSTGVLRHRRGIVFAEGLEPVGHDLDDNEFLCVTSVPVEEALAVARREPTNDATMEGVLLAQAEGLL is encoded by the coding sequence ATGACCGACTTTTCGAGTACCCGGCGGTTCGACCCGAATCGCGAGCCCGCACGTCCGCCGACCGAGTTCGACTGGCCGGTGCGCGAGTCGGAAGCCGAGTACGAGACCGGCTGGTACACCGGTGGATACGACCGCGTCGGCCAGCCCGACGGCTCGGAGAAGCGCTACTACTGGGCGGACCTGCCCGCGGCGGCAGTCGTGGTGGCCGTAGTCGACGGATCGGTGCTCGACGACGGGGACGGGGGCGGCGACCGCCTCGTGCTGGTCGACCAGTACCGGCCGACGATCCGCGAGCAGTGTCTCGAACTCCCCGCGGGCATCGTCGAGGACGGCGAGAGCTTCACCGACGCCGGGCGGCGAGAACTCCGCGAGGAGACTGGGTTCGAGGCCGCCGGCGTCTCGCTGCTCGAGGAATTCTGGTGTTCGACCGGCGTACTCAGACACAGGCGGGGAATCGTCTTCGCCGAGGGGCTGGAACCGGTCGGCCACGACCTGGACGACAACGAGTTCCTGTGCGTGACCAGCGTCCCCGTCGAGGAGGCGCTGGCGGTGGCTCGCCGGGAGCCGACCAACGACGCGACCATGGAGGGCGTCTTGCTGGCACAGGCCGAAGGCCTGCTCTGA